Proteins from one Mycobacterium sp. HUMS_12744610 genomic window:
- a CDS encoding GNAT family N-acetyltransferase has translation MSVVISHVRPEEAGGAYEWHRGFAASNDHLFPRTREHYAELAENYQAFAAREDGDYLGLCYYAQDEQSTEWEVGGLMVAANQRGRRLGMTLMAVTLGNLLIDVNPLEAVEGEAPQWIISHVIKGNDAPRGIIVDRLKFAHRKPVKIPSEVLPGLRTQEDGMVHGDEFEMTVPATLIALAEWCDGWTGQLGDGTPAEIELREMLTLRDWAEAFREMASA, from the coding sequence ATGTCGGTCGTCATTTCCCATGTACGCCCCGAGGAGGCTGGGGGCGCGTACGAATGGCACCGCGGATTCGCAGCTTCGAATGACCACCTCTTTCCTCGGACGCGCGAACATTACGCGGAGCTGGCCGAGAACTACCAAGCGTTCGCGGCACGCGAAGACGGCGATTACCTAGGGCTCTGTTACTACGCGCAGGACGAGCAGAGTACGGAATGGGAAGTCGGCGGCCTTATGGTTGCCGCTAACCAGCGAGGACGCCGGTTAGGGATGACGCTAATGGCCGTCACCCTCGGAAATCTGCTGATCGACGTGAACCCCTTGGAGGCAGTGGAAGGCGAAGCGCCGCAATGGATTATCAGCCACGTGATCAAAGGAAACGATGCTCCGCGCGGCATCATTGTTGATCGACTGAAATTTGCTCACCGCAAGCCGGTCAAGATCCCCTCAGAAGTGCTGCCTGGCCTCAGAACCCAAGAGGATGGCATGGTTCATGGTGACGAATTTGAGATGACCGTTCCGGCGACACTTATTGCTCTTGCCGAATGGTGCGATGGGTGGACAGGGCAGCTGGGGGACGGCACGCCAGCCGAAATCGAACTCAGGGAAATGCTGACGCTCCGCGACTGGGCGGAAGCATTTCGGGAGATGGCCAGCGCCTAG
- a CDS encoding Bro-N domain-containing protein encodes MSSWSTPFWSHDSATGAGPGPARTLPQRDAPRLSGTGSPDGVDQTHPIEGFRRGDGAVELFTYTDQPVRVVLIDNEPWFVLADLCRVLDIANVGNVVDRLDDLNIRRADVENARGQMRQTVLVSEAAMYEVVIRSDKPEAVTFRRWITGEVLPSIRRTGPRDRSPAARTSPAPSCWRWGAGLRSWNARRPRNASGRLRRWVAVDSAKGSSPRGRTFPRRAPTTWWQKPSAPPAAPTAG; translated from the coding sequence GTGTCGAGCTGGTCGACACCCTTCTGGTCCCACGACTCCGCGACGGGCGCGGGTCCGGGACCAGCTCGGACCCTTCCTCAGCGAGACGCGCCGCGACTGTCCGGGACCGGCTCGCCCGATGGGGTAGATCAGACCCACCCCATCGAGGGATTCCGCCGAGGAGATGGCGCCGTCGAACTGTTCACCTACACCGACCAGCCGGTGCGCGTGGTCCTCATCGACAACGAGCCGTGGTTCGTCCTGGCCGACCTGTGCCGGGTGCTCGACATCGCCAACGTCGGAAACGTCGTTGACCGGCTCGACGACCTCAACATCCGCCGGGCGGATGTTGAGAATGCTCGCGGGCAGATGCGCCAAACGGTGCTCGTGTCTGAGGCGGCCATGTACGAGGTCGTCATCCGCTCGGACAAGCCCGAAGCGGTCACGTTCCGGCGCTGGATCACCGGCGAAGTCCTCCCGTCGATCCGCCGCACCGGCCCGCGCGATCGGTCACCTGCCGCAAGGACTTCACCCGCTCCGAGCTGCTGGCGCTGGGGCGCAGGCTTGAGGAGCTGGAACGCCCGAAGGCCAAGGAACGCCAGCGGGCGGCTGCGTCGCTGGGTGGCCGTGGACTCGGCGAAAGGTTCGTCCCCACGGGGACGAACCTTTCCCAGACGCGCACCGACGACATGGTGGCAAAAGCCCTCGGCACCTCCCGCGGCACCTACGGCCGGCTGA
- a CDS encoding DUF732 domain-containing protein has translation MVDSARPLFAIAAVTLVIVLSAAWHVWITPRSPALSTLPPTETSPVETIPPAALPSVSSVPPSDSIHADLPAAAAPPTVTVTAPPPSTPTVTVQPAPTLAPPPADADRIFREGVAGIPELHIINWDVAEAGARSICGGFARGMTRAQIIDEVQRNDPTFTPWQTSGMVNVALAAYCPQYEG, from the coding sequence ATGGTCGACTCCGCGCGGCCGTTGTTCGCCATCGCCGCGGTGACGCTGGTCATCGTCCTGAGCGCCGCATGGCACGTGTGGATAACACCGCGCTCGCCTGCTCTTTCGACGTTGCCGCCCACAGAAACGAGCCCCGTCGAGACGATCCCGCCTGCAGCGCTTCCATCTGTCAGCAGCGTGCCGCCGTCGGACAGTATCCATGCGGACCTCCCGGCCGCCGCCGCGCCGCCGACGGTGACAGTGACCGCGCCACCGCCATCCACGCCGACCGTGACCGTGCAACCCGCCCCCACGCTCGCACCGCCGCCCGCGGACGCGGACCGGATCTTCCGGGAAGGCGTCGCCGGCATCCCCGAGCTGCACATCATCAACTGGGACGTCGCCGAAGCAGGCGCGCGCAGCATCTGCGGCGGCTTCGCCCGCGGCATGACCCGCGCCCAGATCATCGACGAAGTACAACGCAACGACCCCACCTTCACACCGTGGCAAACCTCCGGCATGGTCAACGTCGCCCTAGCCGCCTACTGCCCGCAGTACGAAGGATGA